In the Arachis ipaensis cultivar K30076 chromosome B04, Araip1.1, whole genome shotgun sequence genome, ATACAATTTCAAACATTTGCATAAATTAAATGttaaaatttatgttattgataaaATGAtgctaatatataattttttggcaaaaattaaaataaaaaaaataattttgtgtaggTTAATACAAATTAATTACGTACCAAATAAGTTAGATTgttcatttgtttgttttaatataTCATCATGAGCAAGAAAATTGAAATGATTGTCAGAAATTTTACGGTTATCGACTGTATTTACTATACAtgactccttcttaaaagttattctacacaCGTGTGCAGTTGGAAGATAAATTTTCGCTTAATTCCTCAATCacaaaatttgagaagacatagaCTCTTCCCTCGATTAGTTATTTCTCAAACATCTTTGCCAAGTAACTTTTGATTGAACAATAAATTTTATCACactgtaaaacaaattaaatataaaagctattagcacttataaagctattaaaaatatttataaactgGACCTAGCATCACTTGAAAGGATCATGAAAAATAATCAACTAATTTTATCATCCATTAGAACAATTTTTATGTAATCCGTCTTACTCTTGTCGAATTTGGATGTGACTTTTCATAACCTTATAATTCTTGCCTTTATTTTCCAAATTTTGTCATTACATAATCTACCATATGTAATACTATTGATAGAATAGTAGCTAGTAGTGATtaggtatgaaaaataaaaaataaaagaaaaactatgTCTGAATTATGAATCTTctaaatgataaataattgtaaaacatcactattatatatatatacacacaaaaaAATTGTACACGATAATAGTTAAGCCATATTTTTAATAGAGATATTTGCTATAATTAGGTGAAAATTATgtcattatattttattaaccTTTATGATTAATTCAATTGAAATACTtacaaactaatttaattaaataccaatattagaactaaattacttaaataatatttaatatattttaatttttaaacacgtatagattagagtcattctcatAATGACAACCAACTAAAATAACATTATAAGTTTAAACATTTAGAATTTGTGTAAATTCAGACCATCTCCTTGTTAAATGAGCTTCATCATTCGCTATTCATGCAATGCGGTAAGGTATAGAATTGTCACACCGAGAAACTAAACTGACCTTTATTCTCCTCAATAAAATGGCATTACATTGATGCAAAAAAAGGCCGataatttctgaaaaaaatcacaatatattataaaattattttaattacaaaagtttaaaataagaaaatttgaatATATTACCAATTATTGAAATTGTATCTCCGATTTGACACAAATTCACCAAAACTGAacttaaattgaggaaattcaatctcattatgtgTTCCACTTCAAAGATTTTCGGACAGACGTAGAAAGCATGGAGGGGATGGAACTTGAATTTGGCCTACAAAACTCCATGGAAACAATTTCTCAATAAAAAATCGAGCTCCTCCCAAGAAAACTAAATTTACCCACATTCCATTAGGTTGGTCATAATATATGAGTAGATCCAACCATCCTTCGGTAAAATAGAGTTTATTGCCCCTTCGTTGGGCGCTTACATCCATGTTATTAGAATCCGAATCAGTGAATACAACTTGAGATGGTATTTAATTGATGTGGTACATTGTAAACGATTGCGGCAAAAGACAATCACACTGGAACATTAGATTGCTGACTATCTTCCGAATGTTGCTGCCCTTCTGCTGCCGCCTATGGTGCTGGTAGGCCATCATCTGTGTGTGGTTTTGACGGCATCCTTATAGGCTTCACCTTCTATTCCGTTTTTGTTCAAACTCGAAACCAACAATGAGCGACTATGCTTAAACGGGTATGCTGCTTGGGTCGTTTTCTAAGAAGGCAGGTCGATCACAAGAAGGTCATAGCTCAACGAAGAAGTAGCTCCTTGGGTCACGAACTCCTGATAGCCATGATTGGGGCTATAGTACTTACTATGCATAGGACGACTCAGGTAAAAAGACAGGATGTTTTTCATCTCTACCTCAGTGAGCGGTGGCTGGACAAGATCGTGGTGAAATCGCAGTTTTTCTAGCAACACTTTAGAGGGATTTAAGAGTGAGCTATGCCATGGAGGAAGTCTTTCAATCATGGTAGGCTCAGTCATCGATTGAGTCGAGCTAGGGTTCAAATCTTCCTGTGAGTGAGGGCGAATACTATACGCTTAGTGGATGTAGAGGAGTCTGGTCCGATGGATCACTGACTCAGATCAGATGCAGGTGGTCTAACTTGAATGGAATATCTCGATATAGAACAAGACGAAAGTGCCGATTGACTAAGAAGCTGGGCAGGCATTCGTTTTAGGCTTAAGTTATTTTAGGTCTGGCCTAGGGGACATCTCTAAGCTCTAGAGCTCCTGTCTCTTCACTAAAAGCGTAACTGGCACCAATCTCCCTTTCATCTTGGGGGCGACTCTATACCTTCCCGGCGCATCGTTACGTGCCCCTACGGATCTCTACATGCAATTCGTTCAACTAGTCATTAATGGTAGGCTATATAGGCGGCTCCTCTCCTTTTCTACGAATCTACAACTCTCTTTACTGAGTGAGACTCCATCCGTATCCCTACTAGTGGTTTTATTGAACATTTTCCATTTTATCATTTGTTTGACAGCCTAAACTAGGCTCCATTTTAGATAGGTTTTCGgtcttaataaaaaaaaggaatgcattaaatattgattttatataattataataaagatatttttttaaattagtataatcatgcattatttattaaatactaattgtaatataattatgataaagatatttttctaaaataaatttagaagagagaatagtgcttTCATTTTGGAGAAAAAATAAATTCATGAGAAATTGACACTTCACTTTCATTAGTTgataatgcattaaatattgattttatataattataataaaaatattttcctaaattagtataatcatgcattattcattaaatgttaattgtaatataattgtaatataattataataaatatatttttttaaataaatttagaagagagaaaaatatttttattttggagAAAAAATAAATTCATGGGAATTGACACCTCACTTTTNNNNNNNNNNNNNNNNNNNNNNNNNNNNNTTTCAAAACCtttttatttttacaaaatcaaaataatataattttattttttatttcattattttgtacaaaatattaaaaaaatacaaaccaAACATATGCGTAATTTTTGtaacaaataatatatatatagaaaagtaACGTTATATTATACACAAAATTACCAAACACTACTAATAACTTTGCTTTTACGTGTGTGGGTGGCGGTGCATGCATTGAGTGAAAAAGAATGGTGGCTGGTGTCTTATATTGAAATGAGAAAGTTGGTGCACACATTTTgctctttattatattatattctattaatatataataaaaattaaaattaaaattaaaataatattataatattagcGTGTTCAGATTTGGTGAGCTTTTGACTATTGAGAAAGTGGATGAGCCAACCATGATGACAGTTCCATTTCAGAGAAAGATTTTTCTCAATttaacaaatataattaatttatattactagttaaactaaaataataataatgtctaaGCAATTTTAGAATATTCATTCATtaacatcattattattattattatcatatgATATCAGTGGTGATGATGAAGAATAAGGACTTAAATGATTTATATTAAGATGATAACAAGTTCCCCACGGagaattcttttttttctttctgagTTTTgactttggatctttgattgattGATTTCCAGGGATTTCTTTCACTACTGTTCATTTCAATCTCAGTCATTATTATTTCAATCATACCAACTTCAACTTCTCAACTAAGAATTTCTTTCTATCTAGCTCTCTCTCTTTTGGGGTATGTATGGAATTTAATTTACTAAACCATTTGATAattgatatgatttttttttatttttcatatttgaGTTGATTACTGTTTTGAGTTATCTGAGAAAGTTAGGTGAATATAAGCTTTGCCACCTTAGAACGTCTGTTCTAAGTTTTCCAACCATAGGAAGAATCAACACAAGCTATTATTGTATGAGTCTTGTTTTCATCTTGGTTGTTCTTACTTTTGTGATTTGGTTGATTTTACACTGGAAAATGACAAGATCATAAGGGACATTATAGttattttcatgtttttgttGGTTTTAACTTTATTTGCAAGAAGTTTCATTTTATGCCTATAATGTGTTTGCTGAATTGTCTGAATGTATGGTGATATGTTATCCTTTTTTCCATTTGATTTCTTTGTAGGATACTGTGATGCCGGCTCTGAGAAGAACACATGGATGTGCCTTGGCTGTTTTGTGCTGTTTATTCATCTCCATAGCAGCATCACAGCCAACAGATCCTTCAGAAGGTGAGTTTGTAGAAGGAGAAAAAAATGCCTTAAAAGTCtaattgatatatgattttggAAAGTGTGCTACATGCATATAATTAATATCCATTTGACTTGTCATGTGAAGTTTTTAAAACCTTTAAATATTATGTCTATGTTCTATTTGTAGTAAATGCACTGAAAGGGATAAAGAAAAGTTTGATTGATCCCATGAACAAACTAAAGAGCTGGAATAAGGGTGACCCCTGTAGATCAAACTGGACTGGAGTTTGGTGTTTCGATAAGGTTGGGGATGACGGTTACTTCCATGTCCAGGAGTTGTATGGCCTCTCTATCCTCCTACTTTTTCTTTCTCCAAAGTTGTCTTGTTTTATGTGGCACAGAATTAATATTCCACGGATTTATAAATTGTAATTAGTATTCTGTTATGACAATTGTACTGAAAGGTACTTGATGACTGCGAATCTTTCGGGAACTCTAGCACCTGAACTTGGTCAGCTGTCTCAGCTGGAGATCCTGTGAGTTGTGAAATTTTATGAATTATTCTCTGGaaaacaaaagaaaggaaaagcttTAGAGGGGTTTTCTAGTAATATGTTATGTTATGTCATGCTAATATCTTTTATTGTTTTGTGCTTGAATTGAAGGGATTTCATGTGGAATAAGCTGACAGGCACAATACCAAAGGAGATTGGGAATATTGCAACACTGAAACTCTTGTAAGAACCTATACCAAAGAAGATGAAATTATTATAATTGATCCTCATCAAGTTCTCTTTTTTCAAAGAAGGTGTTGTTCTATCTGTCATCCTTGTTGATATTGTCTGAGATTTGTTTCAAAAGATCAATCATGATTGCCTATGTGTATAACCAGAATTAAATTTGGACTTCTGCTGGTCCTGATGTTGTTATAAATAGACATGTATGGAGTAATCTAGTTGGCTGAGTTTAGAAGCAAGGTTTATGGAGTTGGgggaaattatatatatatgatgctttgTACTTTCAGGCTTCTGAATGGAAATAATTTATCCGGTAGCTTACCGGATGAGCTCGGCAACCTTACAAAATTAAACAGATTCCAAGTCGACGAAAACCAATTGTCGGGTCCAATCCCAGTGTCATTTGCCAACATGACCAATGTTAAACACCTGTGAGTGAATCCTGATGGCCCATATGCACAACCAACTGAACTTGAAGCTGGATTTCTTATTTATCACCTTATCTGATTTGTTTGCATATTCCCTGCAGCCACATGAACAACAACTCATTTAGTGGTCAACTTCCACCGGAACTTTCGAAGCTGCCTAATCTTATCCACCTGTGAGTATTTAAGCTCTTTATTTTGCATCCGGAGATGCCTTCTGGACTGATtaattgttttcaagttttaactGTGCCTGTTTTGTTGAAATGACTTTTAAAGGCTTGTGGACAACAACAACTTATCTGGTTATCTTCCACCAGAATACTCCATGCTCCAAGGGTTGCGAATACTGTATGTCCTACTtccatatattttcttttttatttgaagcAGTTATCAACTTTTTCATCTTTGTGTATTATAGAAGTTAATATGCATCTATTTGATTTCCCTTGCAGCCAACTTGATAACAATAATTTCAGTGGGAATGGAATTCCTTCTACCTATGCAAACTTATCCAGGCTTGTAAAACTGTAAGTATTATTTTAACCATGCAATCTGAATGTCTGATATCCTACCTTTGATAGTATCATTCTTAAATATAATTTGTGGTAAAATATGGGGAGTCTTTGAATTTTTATGCTTAATTGCCAAAGAGCTTTCATGTGAAGTTATGAATTGGAACTTGGAAGTATGTAAAAAATCACATGCTTTGGGCTCCTAGCTCAAGCTCAAGCAGGATATTAAGTCACAAGCTTACCATTCAAGAACATAagaacaatttttatttttatttatttatttttcgggGCTAATGTTTACTCTTTGGCTTGGCAGGAGTCTGAGAAACTGCAATCTACAAGGAACTGTTCCTGATTTCAGCCCAATAGCAAATCTTAGCTATTTGTATGTTTAGCTATCTCTGGTGATTTTGCATTGTGACTAGTGACATTGAAAtaattttcttctcctttttatgGCTACCCTCTAATTTGTGGTTGTTGGTTCATGTTGTAGAGATCTTAGCTGGAATCATCTTACAGGACACTTGCCAACAAATAAACTTTCAGACAATATGACAACCATGTATGTAACTAgccaattttatttatatattttgtatatATAACAATGTTCGTTTATTTTCATGCTAGCGATGATCAACATGAGTCTGATGTAGTAATGCTCTTGCTGTTGCAGCAATCTGGCCAATAACAATCTCAATGGATCTATTCCTCGAAACTTCTCAAACCTGCCTCTTCTTCAGGAACTGTAAGAAGATACTCATCAACCTATTATATGTGATTATTACATAACACCATCTTGGATTTCTTGAATAAAAACTGTTTAGGAGAAGCGAGTTCCGATATAGACTCTAGTGAGACACTTATACAAATGCAATTCTTTGCAGATTAGTTTGATGTTTGGCTTCTGTGGTTTATCACAGGTCACTTCAGAACAATATGTTGTCTGGATCCATCCCTGCTGGAATATGGCAGAACATCTCCTTAACTGCAAGTGCTAAACTTAAAATGTATCTGCTCCACTTCAATCTATAACAACATTGATTCTCTATTTCAAACTGATCTGTTTTGACAAAGAATTTATTAAGATGATGGAATGAATTTCTTTTGTGTAGTTTCCTAAGTAGTGCCATTATATTTGCCTTATCTATGCAGTGATCTCAGTAACAACTCCCTTTCAGACATTCTTGGAAATTCAACTACCCCGGCAAACGTTACCTTGAGGTATTATCATAGAATATGTTCCAATAATCAATAACTGAATTCTCCTTCTGTTGTTTAATTCATGTTAGCACCATTATGTTTTGATCATAAATTTCTTATAACGTCTTTCTTTTTTCCCTTGAAGGCTTTCTGGCAATCCTATCTGCAAGAATTCTAACATTCATAATATTGTTCAATATTGTGGAAGTGAAGGAAAAGTAGCAGCCATAGCCTTGCAATCAAAACTCAAATGTCCACCTCAAGCCTGTCCATCAGATAGTTTCTTCCAATACGTCCCATCTTCCCCACTTCCTTGCTTTTGTGCAGCACCTTTGAAAATTGGATACAGATTGAAAAGTCCAAGCTTTTCTTACTTTCCTCCCTATATTACTTCTTTTGAGTCATATATAACTGATTCCTTAGACTTAGACCTCTATCAGTTATCAATTGATTCTTATGCTTGGGAAGAGGGACCTCGTCTTAGAATGTACTTGAAAATCTTTCCTTCATACAAACAAAATGGTTCCCATGTGTTCAATGAGAGTGAGGTCCGTCGCATTACAGGCATATTCACATCATGGAAATTTCCTCGAACTGATTTTTTCGGACCATATGAACTCATGAACTTAATTCTTGATGGACCTTATGCGAATCGTGAGTCTCTTGATGGACCTTAGCTATTAAGAATTGCATAACTTTGTTGAGTTTCTCTTAACTTCCATTTTTCTTCTATAGTTACGGGTGGCTCTGAATCAGGGAGGAGTAAAACTAAAACCGGCGTATTAGTTGCTGCTATTGTAGCAGGGGTTGCTTGTGTTTTGGCAATATCTGCTTTGATCTATATCCTGATCACTAGAAAACATATCCAATACCAGGGCAAGCTTTCAAGGAAGCGAGTGTGTAAGTATTCTAAGTGTTTCTGCTGATATAGTGTTATATTTATCTCTGAAAAAAGATATTCAAATACTTCTTTCTCTTTCGGTTTTGCAGCCACAAATGTATCCATCAAAATAGATGGTGTCAAAGCATTTACTTTCAAAGAGTTGTCTCATGCTACCGACAAATTCGA is a window encoding:
- the LOC107639733 gene encoding probable LRR receptor-like serine/threonine-protein kinase At1g06840 isoform X1, with translation MPALRRTHGCALAVLCCLFISIAASQPTDPSEVNALKGIKKSLIDPMNKLKSWNKGDPCRSNWTGVWCFDKVGDDGYFHVQELYLMTANLSGTLAPELGQLSQLEILDFMWNKLTGTIPKEIGNIATLKLLLLNGNNLSGSLPDELGNLTKLNRFQVDENQLSGPIPVSFANMTNVKHLHMNNNSFSGQLPPELSKLPNLIHLLVDNNNLSGYLPPEYSMLQGLRILQLDNNNFSGNGIPSTYANLSRLVKLSLRNCNLQGTVPDFSPIANLSYLDLSWNHLTGHLPTNKLSDNMTTINLANNNLNGSIPRNFSNLPLLQELSLQNNMLSGSIPAGIWQNISLTASAKLKIDLSNNSLSDILGNSTTPANVTLRLSGNPICKNSNIHNIVQYCGSEGKVAAIALQSKLKCPPQACPSDSFFQYVPSSPLPCFCAAPLKIGYRLKSPSFSYFPPYITSFESYITDSLDLDLYQLSIDSYAWEEGPRLRMYLKIFPSYKQNGSHVFNESEVRRITGIFTSWKFPRTDFFGPYELMNLILDGPYANLTGGSESGRSKTKTGVLVAAIVAGVACVLAISALIYILITRKHIQYQGKLSRKRVSTNVSIKIDGVKAFTFKELSHATDKFDISTKVGEGGYGNVYKGILSDETFVAIKRAEEGSLQGQKEFLTEIELLSRIHHRNLVQLIGYCNEEGEQMLVYEFMPNGTLRDWISGKKRRGCLSFVMRLRIAMGAAKGILYLHTEANPPIFHRDIKASNILLDSKFTAKVADFGLSRLAPFLEEEGTVPRYVSTVVKGTPGYLDPEYLLTHKLTDKCDVYSLGIVFLELITGMKPISHGKNIAREVNVARQSDTIDSIIDSNMGGFYPSDCIDKFLSLALSCCQDNPEQRPSMLDVVRELEDIIGMLPETETSFSISDITSDSSGKMAQSSSSASNVTREEQHTSSYVSGSDLVSGVVPTIVPR
- the LOC107639733 gene encoding probable LRR receptor-like serine/threonine-protein kinase At1g06840 isoform X2, which produces MTNVKHLHMNNNSFSGQLPPELSKLPNLIHLLVDNNNLSGYLPPEYSMLQGLRILQLDNNNFSGNGIPSTYANLSRLVKLSLRNCNLQGTVPDFSPIANLSYLDLSWNHLTGHLPTNKLSDNMTTINLANNNLNGSIPRNFSNLPLLQELSLQNNMLSGSIPAGIWQNISLTASAKLKIDLSNNSLSDILGNSTTPANVTLRLSGNPICKNSNIHNIVQYCGSEGKVAAIALQSKLKCPPQACPSDSFFQYVPSSPLPCFCAAPLKIGYRLKSPSFSYFPPYITSFESYITDSLDLDLYQLSIDSYAWEEGPRLRMYLKIFPSYKQNGSHVFNESEVRRITGIFTSWKFPRTDFFGPYELMNLILDGPYANLTGGSESGRSKTKTGVLVAAIVAGVACVLAISALIYILITRKHIQYQGKLSRKRVSTNVSIKIDGVKAFTFKELSHATDKFDISTKVGEGGYGNVYKGILSDETFVAIKRAEEGSLQGQKEFLTEIELLSRIHHRNLVQLIGYCNEEGEQMLVYEFMPNGTLRDWISGKKRRGCLSFVMRLRIAMGAAKGILYLHTEANPPIFHRDIKASNILLDSKFTAKVADFGLSRLAPFLEEEGTVPRYVSTVVKGTPGYLDPEYLLTHKLTDKCDVYSLGIVFLELITGMKPISHGKNIAREVNVARQSDTIDSIIDSNMGGFYPSDCIDKFLSLALSCCQDNPEQRPSMLDVVRELEDIIGMLPETETSFSISDITSDSSGKMAQSSSSASNVTREEQHTSSYVSGSDLVSGVVPTIVPR